In Paraburkholderia bryophila, a single genomic region encodes these proteins:
- a CDS encoding NADPH:quinone oxidoreductase family protein, giving the protein MRAIRCNQYGPPESLVVDNLPDLEPPPGHVVIDVKAAAVNFPDVLIIENKYQFKPPLPFTPGSEVAGVVRAVGADVTQFKPGSRVVAFTGQGGFAEQALAPAAACVPLADGVDFDVAAAFTLAYGTSHHAVVDRGALQAGETMLVLGAAGGVGLAAVEIGKALGARVIAAASSDEKLATCVKHGADATINYSTEDLRERIKALTDGKGPDVIYDPVGGIYAEPAFRSIGWRGRYLVVGFANGEIPKLPLNLTLLKGASLVGVFWGDFAKREPQRNHAAFQQMTQWIGEGKLKPYVSARYALEDTGRALRDMAERRVIGKVVITP; this is encoded by the coding sequence ATGCGCGCGATTCGCTGTAATCAATACGGCCCGCCGGAGAGCCTGGTCGTCGACAATCTGCCGGACCTCGAGCCGCCGCCTGGCCATGTGGTGATCGACGTCAAAGCCGCGGCGGTCAATTTCCCCGACGTGCTGATCATCGAGAACAAATACCAGTTCAAACCGCCGCTGCCCTTCACGCCCGGCTCGGAAGTCGCGGGCGTGGTGCGCGCGGTCGGCGCCGACGTGACCCAGTTCAAACCGGGTTCGCGCGTGGTCGCGTTCACCGGCCAGGGCGGCTTCGCGGAGCAGGCGCTGGCGCCGGCCGCCGCGTGCGTGCCGCTGGCGGACGGCGTCGACTTCGACGTCGCCGCGGCGTTCACGCTCGCGTATGGCACCTCGCATCACGCGGTGGTCGATCGTGGCGCCTTGCAGGCCGGCGAGACCATGCTGGTGCTCGGCGCGGCCGGCGGCGTCGGCCTCGCGGCGGTCGAGATCGGCAAGGCGCTCGGCGCGCGCGTGATCGCGGCGGCATCGAGCGACGAGAAGCTCGCCACCTGCGTGAAGCACGGCGCGGACGCGACGATCAACTACAGCACCGAAGACCTGCGCGAGCGCATCAAGGCGCTCACCGACGGCAAAGGTCCCGACGTGATCTACGACCCGGTCGGCGGCATCTACGCGGAGCCGGCGTTCCGCAGCATCGGCTGGCGCGGCCGCTATCTGGTGGTCGGCTTCGCCAATGGCGAGATTCCGAAGCTGCCGCTCAATCTGACGCTGCTCAAGGGCGCGAGTCTGGTCGGCGTTTTCTGGGGTGACTTTGCGAAGCGCGAGCCGCAGCGCAATCATGCGGCGTTCCAGCAGATGACCCAGTGGATCGGCGAAGGCAAGCTCAAGCCGTACGTGTCGGCGCGCTATGCGCTGGAAGACACCGGCCGCGCGTTGCGCGATATGGCCGAGCGGCGTGTGATCGGCAAGGTGGTGATTACGCCGTAG
- a CDS encoding MerR family transcriptional regulator: protein MPTDSPTLLTVRDAAERLGVTPRTLKYYEERGLVSPTRSEGRYRLYDEEDLKRFGRILRLRSLGFSLHSVTEMLKRPLEPVDGGLRYSTESLQQIHDAIAQQVEALDARIESMRRELKEAQKLRAELSPDVDYLKRRLAGENAEALLAQRRNARAKSK from the coding sequence ATGCCAACGGACTCCCCCACTCTGCTCACGGTGCGCGACGCCGCCGAACGCCTCGGCGTCACACCGCGCACCTTGAAGTACTACGAGGAACGCGGCCTCGTCTCGCCCACGCGCAGCGAGGGTCGCTACCGGCTTTACGACGAGGAAGATCTCAAGCGCTTCGGGCGCATTCTGCGATTGCGCTCGCTCGGTTTTTCGCTGCACAGCGTTACTGAAATGCTCAAACGGCCGCTGGAACCCGTCGACGGCGGCCTGCGCTATTCGACCGAATCGCTGCAGCAGATTCACGACGCCATCGCGCAACAGGTCGAAGCGCTCGACGCCCGTATCGAATCGATGCGCCGGGAACTCAAGGAAGCGCAAAAGCTGCGTGCCGAACTGAGTCCCGACGTCGACTATCTGAAGCGGCGCCTCGCGGGTGAAAATGCGGAGGCGTTGCTGGCGCAACGGCGCAACGCGCGGGCCAAATCGAAATGA
- a CDS encoding CaiB/BaiF CoA transferase family protein: protein MSATPESHANAAPEDIPGAQATQTQSPTGPLAGVKVLELGTLIAGPFAARFLGEFGAEVIKIEDPKGGDPLRKWRKLYPEVGGTSLWWAVQARNKKSITINLKAEEGKEIVRRLAKEADIVVENFRPGLLEKLGLGYDVLSAENPGLVMVRLSGYGQTGPYRDRPGFGAIAESMGGLRHITGYPDLPPPRIGISIGDSIAALHGVIGALMALHHRQVNGGKGQVVDVALYEAVFNMMESVVPEYGVYGMVRERTGASLPGIVPSNTYPCRDGSIVIGGNSDPIFKRLMVAIERDDLANDPGLAHNDGRVPRTLEIDAAIATWLATRTIDEALAVLNAADVPVGRIYSVADMFTDPQFMARQMIQRFKWQDGKEITLPAVTPKLSATPGETRWLGPELGEHTDEVLQSLGYDADDIARLHAQQIV, encoded by the coding sequence ATGAGCGCCACTCCCGAATCCCACGCGAACGCCGCGCCTGAAGACATTCCCGGCGCGCAGGCCACCCAAACCCAAAGCCCCACAGGCCCGCTCGCGGGCGTCAAGGTGCTGGAACTCGGCACGCTGATCGCCGGCCCGTTCGCCGCGCGCTTTCTCGGCGAGTTCGGCGCCGAGGTCATCAAGATCGAAGACCCCAAAGGCGGCGACCCGCTGCGCAAATGGCGCAAGCTCTATCCGGAAGTCGGCGGTACGTCGCTATGGTGGGCCGTGCAGGCGCGCAACAAGAAATCCATCACGATCAATCTGAAGGCCGAAGAGGGCAAGGAAATCGTGCGACGTCTCGCGAAAGAAGCGGACATCGTCGTCGAAAATTTCCGGCCGGGATTGCTCGAGAAACTCGGGCTCGGCTATGACGTGCTGTCCGCGGAAAATCCCGGCCTCGTGATGGTGCGTCTGTCCGGGTACGGACAGACCGGACCGTATCGCGACCGGCCCGGTTTCGGTGCGATCGCCGAGTCGATGGGCGGCCTGCGCCATATCACCGGCTATCCGGATTTGCCGCCGCCGCGCATCGGCATTTCGATCGGCGATTCGATCGCCGCGCTGCACGGCGTGATCGGCGCGCTGATGGCGCTGCACCACAGGCAGGTGAACGGCGGCAAAGGGCAGGTGGTCGACGTCGCGTTGTACGAGGCTGTCTTCAACATGATGGAAAGCGTGGTGCCCGAATACGGCGTGTACGGCATGGTGCGCGAGCGCACCGGCGCGTCGCTGCCCGGCATCGTGCCGTCGAACACGTATCCGTGCCGCGACGGCAGCATCGTGATCGGCGGCAATAGCGATCCGATCTTCAAGCGTCTGATGGTGGCGATCGAGCGCGACGATCTCGCGAACGATCCCGGCCTCGCGCATAACGACGGGCGCGTGCCGCGTACGTTGGAAATCGACGCCGCGATCGCCACCTGGCTCGCCACGCGCACCATCGACGAAGCGCTTGCGGTACTGAATGCCGCCGACGTGCCGGTCGGCCGCATTTATAGCGTCGCGGATATGTTCACCGATCCGCAGTTCATGGCGCGTCAGATGATCCAGCGCTTCAAGTGGCAGGACGGCAAGGAAATCACGCTGCCGGCGGTCACGCCGAAGCTCTCGGCCACCCCCGGCGAAACGCGCTGGTTGGGTCCGGAACTGGGTGAACATACCGATGAAGTCCTGCAATCGCTAGGTTATGATGCTGACGACATTGCAAGGTTGCACGCGCAACAGATTGTCTGA
- a CDS encoding ABC transporter substrate-binding protein encodes MQRRSFLAGTVALAGVSLGVSPLAFAQGKPETSKVAIAVGGKNLFYYLPLTIAERRNYFKDEGLDVEISDFAGGSQALKAAVGGSADVVSGAFEHTLLLQAQKQMFREFVLQGRAPQIVLAVSKKTLPNYKSIADLKGKKIGVTAPGSSTSIMASFVLAKAGLSAKDVAFIGVGAGAGAIAALQSGQIDAIANLDPVMTKLERTGEIRVVSDTRTLADTRNVFGGDMPAGCLYASQSFIAKNPNTTQALTNAMVRALKWLQTATGSELINTVPEGYLLGDRAVYLDAWQHVKEAMSPDGLMPVDGPATSLKTLQAFDPAVQGKPIDLSKTWTNDFVKKALATVKA; translated from the coding sequence ATGCAACGCAGATCCTTCCTCGCCGGCACCGTCGCGCTTGCGGGCGTCTCGCTCGGCGTCTCGCCGCTTGCCTTCGCGCAGGGCAAACCTGAAACGTCCAAAGTCGCGATCGCGGTCGGCGGTAAGAACCTGTTCTATTACCTGCCGCTCACCATTGCGGAACGTCGCAATTACTTCAAGGACGAAGGGCTCGACGTCGAAATCTCCGATTTCGCGGGTGGTTCGCAAGCCTTGAAGGCGGCCGTGGGCGGCAGCGCGGACGTGGTGTCCGGCGCGTTCGAACACACCTTGCTGTTGCAGGCGCAGAAGCAGATGTTCCGCGAGTTCGTGCTGCAAGGTCGCGCGCCGCAAATCGTGCTCGCGGTGTCGAAGAAGACGCTGCCGAACTACAAATCCATCGCCGATCTGAAGGGCAAGAAAATCGGCGTGACCGCGCCGGGTTCGTCGACCTCGATCATGGCGAGCTTCGTGTTGGCGAAGGCCGGATTGAGCGCGAAAGACGTGGCGTTTATCGGCGTGGGCGCGGGCGCCGGCGCGATCGCCGCGTTGCAGTCGGGGCAGATCGACGCGATCGCCAATCTCGATCCGGTGATGACCAAGCTCGAACGCACCGGCGAGATTCGCGTCGTGTCGGACACGCGCACGCTGGCCGATACGCGCAACGTGTTCGGCGGCGACATGCCCGCGGGTTGCCTGTACGCGTCGCAGAGTTTCATCGCGAAGAATCCGAACACCACGCAGGCGCTGACCAATGCGATGGTGCGCGCGCTCAAGTGGCTGCAAACGGCGACCGGCAGCGAGCTGATCAACACGGTGCCGGAAGGCTATCTGCTCGGCGACCGCGCGGTCTATCTGGACGCCTGGCAGCACGTGAAGGAAGCCATGTCGCCCGACGGCCTGATGCCCGTCGACGGTCCCGCGACCTCGTTGAAGACCTTGCAGGCGTTCGACCCGGCGGTGCAGGGCAAGCCGATCGATCTGTCGAAGACGTGGACCAACGACTTCGTGAAAAAAGCGCTGGCGACCGTCAAGGCGTAA
- a CDS encoding YbaB/EbfC family nucleoid-associated protein, with the protein MMKGQLAGLMKQAQQMQENMKKMQEQLALIEVEGQSGAGLVKVTMTCKNDVRRVSIDPSLLADDKDMLEDLVAAAFNDAVRKAEATAQEKMGGMTSGLPLPPGFKLPF; encoded by the coding sequence ATGATGAAAGGTCAACTCGCCGGGCTGATGAAGCAAGCCCAGCAGATGCAGGAAAACATGAAGAAAATGCAGGAGCAACTCGCTCTGATTGAAGTCGAAGGGCAGTCGGGCGCCGGTCTCGTGAAGGTGACGATGACCTGCAAGAACGACGTGCGCCGCGTCTCGATCGACCCGAGCCTGCTCGCCGACGACAAGGACATGCTGGAAGACCTCGTCGCCGCTGCGTTCAACGACGCCGTGCGCAAGGCCGAAGCCACCGCCCAGGAAAAAATGGGTGGCATGACCTCGGGCCTGCCGCTGCCGCCGGGCTTCAAACTGCCGTTCTGA
- a CDS encoding ABC transporter ATP-binding protein — MTVAALALDNITCTFAARDNRAQRYTAVKDTTLRIAPGEFVSVVGPTGCGKSTLLNVGAGLLGPSSGTVSVFGEPLKGINRRAGYMFQADALMPWRSAIDNVMAGLAFHGVPPLEARAKADEWLKRVGLGGFGDRYPHQLSGGMRKRVAMAQTLILDPDIILMDEPFSALDIQTRQLMENELLDLWAAKRKAVLFITHDLDEAIAMSDRVVVLSAGPGTHPIGEFTIDLPRPRDVAEIRAHPRFVELHAQIWSVLRDEVLKGYQQQLTAV; from the coding sequence ATGACCGTTGCCGCCCTGGCGCTCGACAACATCACCTGCACGTTCGCTGCGCGCGACAACCGCGCGCAGCGCTACACGGCCGTGAAGGACACCACGCTACGCATCGCGCCGGGCGAGTTCGTCTCGGTGGTCGGGCCGACCGGTTGCGGCAAGTCCACGCTGCTGAACGTCGGCGCGGGACTGCTGGGGCCGTCGTCGGGGACGGTCAGCGTATTCGGCGAGCCGCTCAAGGGCATCAACCGGCGCGCCGGCTACATGTTTCAGGCGGACGCGCTGATGCCGTGGCGCTCGGCGATCGATAACGTGATGGCCGGCCTCGCGTTTCACGGCGTGCCGCCGCTCGAAGCCCGCGCCAAGGCCGACGAGTGGTTGAAGCGCGTCGGCCTCGGCGGTTTCGGCGACCGCTATCCGCATCAGTTGTCGGGCGGCATGCGCAAGCGCGTCGCGATGGCGCAGACGCTGATTCTCGATCCCGACATCATCCTGATGGACGAGCCGTTTTCCGCGCTGGATATCCAGACGCGTCAGTTGATGGAAAACGAATTGCTCGACCTGTGGGCGGCAAAACGCAAAGCCGTACTGTTTATCACCCACGATCTCGACGAAGCCATCGCGATGTCGGACCGCGTGGTGGTGTTGTCGGCGGGGCCGGGCACGCATCCGATCGGCGAATTCACGATCGATCTGCCGCGTCCGCGCGACGTCGCCGAAATCCGTGCGCATCCGCGTTTCGTCGAGTTGCATGCGCAGATCTGGAGCGTGCTGCGCGATGAGGTGCTGAAGGGGTATCAGCAGCAACTGACCGCCGTCTAG
- the recR gene encoding recombination mediator RecR, with product MKQPSALSALVEALRALPGVGPKSAQRMAYHLMQHDRGGAEKLGRSLLFATEHLQHCEKCNTFTEAQICETCLDEERDPSLLCVVETPADQIMLEQTMTYRGLYFVLMGRLSPLDGVGPKEIHFDRLVRRASDGVVKEVVLATNFTNEGEATAHYLGQTFKARGLAVTRLARGVPVGGELEYVDAGTIARAMLDRRSM from the coding sequence ATGAAACAACCTTCCGCCTTGTCGGCGCTCGTCGAAGCGCTGCGCGCGCTGCCCGGTGTCGGGCCGAAGTCGGCGCAACGCATGGCCTATCACCTGATGCAGCACGACCGCGGCGGTGCCGAAAAACTCGGCCGCTCGCTGCTGTTCGCGACCGAGCATCTGCAGCACTGCGAGAAGTGCAACACCTTCACCGAGGCGCAGATCTGCGAGACCTGTCTCGACGAGGAGCGCGATCCTTCGCTGCTGTGCGTCGTCGAAACGCCGGCCGACCAGATCATGCTCGAGCAGACCATGACCTATCGCGGCCTCTATTTCGTGCTGATGGGACGACTCAGTCCGCTCGACGGCGTCGGTCCCAAGGAAATTCATTTCGACCGGCTGGTCCGGCGCGCGTCGGACGGCGTCGTCAAGGAAGTCGTGCTGGCCACCAATTTCACCAACGAAGGCGAAGCCACCGCGCACTACCTCGGGCAAACGTTCAAGGCGCGCGGCCTCGCCGTCACGCGTCTGGCGCGTGGCGTGCCGGTGGGCGGCGAGCTGGAATACGTCGACGCCGGCACGATCGCCCGCGCGATGCTCGACCGTCGCTCGATGTAA
- the dnaX gene encoding DNA polymerase III subunit gamma/tau, translating into MTYQVLARKWRPKDFASLVGQEHVVRALTHALDGGRLHHAYLFTGTRGVGKTTLSRIFAKALNCETGVTSTPCGVCRACREIDEGRFIDYVEMDAASNRGVDEMAALLERAVYAPVDARFKVYMIDEVHMLTNHAFNAMLKTLEEPPAHVKFILATTDPQKIPVTVLSRCLQFNLKQMPAGHIVSHLEHILGEEKVPFDAQALRLLARAADGSMRDALSLTDQAIAYSANQVNEEAVRGMLGALDQSYLIRLLDALADGDGAALLAVADEMALRSLSFSTALQDLASLLHRIAWAQFAPSSVLDEWPEAADLRRFAGALSAEHVQLFYQIATIGRSELGLAPDEYAGFTMTLLRMLAFEPAPTGGGGGAVGASRAPGATGAGGARRAGAPAVAAQQGAMGSSAGAAAVSTAAVASPSLSPSAPRVAPGTTAASATSTTEVVSTGAIEATPLAPWDDAPVESAASETPVASSVSAATAVDVSAASGVSTKAESEVSAVNDIDGTAASDISAAPNVDAAAASEVLAASNLNAPIASEAAAPGLHAPAATEVPPASDNISAPIAAPASAASSRLEDQQPASSPTAPATAAFARAEEAASAVASQEPSPAAGIPPRRAGGASAALDVLRSAGLKVSSDRGRATAAAAAAPTPKPAAPRVVVPVPTPGAPRRAPQQDAPPAAAPRAASPAQRDGAQRNGTEQNGSPVPPWDDMPPDDYMPLSASDDGYYGAPDDSYMPVFDSGPDDVRMNASPAPSPAPAIDKRPLPAAVPLDPLGFNGDWPALAVDLPLKGISYQLAFNSELMALEGNTLKLNVPVPQYAEASQVAKLKSALADKLGRNVEVLVEVGAARRTAAAHDAATRAQRQQEAEREIGADPFVQSLIREFGASIVPGSIRPITPDAGSAGAPSVH; encoded by the coding sequence ATGACCTATCAAGTTCTCGCACGCAAATGGCGGCCGAAGGATTTCGCTTCGCTCGTCGGACAGGAGCACGTGGTGCGCGCGCTCACGCACGCGCTCGACGGCGGCCGTCTGCACCATGCCTATCTGTTTACCGGTACGCGCGGTGTCGGCAAAACCACGCTGTCGCGCATCTTCGCCAAGGCGCTGAATTGCGAAACCGGCGTGACCTCCACGCCGTGCGGCGTGTGCCGCGCGTGCCGCGAGATCGACGAAGGGCGTTTCATCGATTATGTCGAGATGGACGCGGCGAGTAATCGCGGTGTCGACGAAATGGCGGCACTGCTGGAGCGCGCGGTTTATGCGCCGGTCGACGCGCGCTTCAAGGTCTACATGATCGACGAAGTGCACATGCTCACCAACCACGCCTTCAACGCGATGTTGAAGACGCTGGAAGAACCGCCCGCGCACGTCAAGTTCATTCTCGCCACCACGGACCCGCAGAAGATTCCGGTCACGGTGTTGTCGCGCTGTCTGCAGTTCAATCTGAAGCAGATGCCGGCCGGCCATATCGTGTCGCATCTCGAGCACATTCTCGGCGAAGAAAAGGTGCCGTTCGACGCGCAGGCGCTGCGCCTGCTCGCGCGCGCCGCCGACGGCTCGATGCGCGACGCGCTGTCGCTGACCGATCAGGCGATCGCGTACTCGGCCAATCAGGTCAATGAAGAAGCGGTGCGCGGCATGCTCGGCGCGCTCGATCAGAGCTATCTGATTCGCCTGCTCGACGCGCTCGCCGACGGCGACGGCGCGGCGTTGCTCGCGGTTGCCGACGAGATGGCGCTGCGCAGCCTGTCGTTCTCGACGGCATTGCAGGATCTGGCGAGCTTGCTGCATCGAATCGCGTGGGCGCAGTTCGCGCCGTCGTCGGTGCTGGACGAGTGGCCGGAGGCGGCCGATCTGCGTCGTTTCGCAGGCGCGCTCAGCGCCGAGCACGTGCAATTGTTCTATCAGATCGCAACGATCGGCCGGAGTGAATTGGGCCTCGCGCCCGATGAATACGCCGGTTTCACGATGACGTTGCTGCGCATGCTGGCGTTCGAACCGGCGCCTACGGGCGGCGGTGGCGGCGCGGTGGGTGCGAGCCGCGCGCCGGGGGCAACGGGTGCCGGTGGTGCAAGGCGCGCCGGTGCGCCGGCGGTGGCTGCGCAGCAGGGGGCGATGGGTTCTTCGGCTGGGGCTGCGGCTGTATCGACTGCGGCCGTCGCGTCGCCGTCGCTGTCGCCGTCGGCGCCGCGTGTCGCGCCCGGAACGACGGCCGCGTCGGCGACCTCGACAACTGAGGTGGTATCCACGGGTGCTATCGAGGCAACTCCCCTGGCTCCGTGGGACGACGCCCCCGTTGAATCCGCTGCGAGCGAAACGCCTGTGGCGTCGAGTGTGAGCGCCGCGACCGCAGTCGATGTTTCAGCAGCATCTGGCGTGAGTACTAAGGCCGAGTCAGAAGTCTCAGCGGTTAATGACATCGACGGCACGGCTGCTTCAGATATCTCCGCAGCGCCTAACGTCGACGCCGCGGCTGCTTCAGAAGTGCTCGCAGCGTCTAACCTGAACGCCCCGATTGCGTCCGAAGCTGCCGCGCCCGGCCTTCACGCCCCGGCTGCGACGGAAGTCCCACCGGCATCGGACAACATCAGCGCCCCAATCGCAGCACCAGCTTCCGCCGCATCCAGCCGCCTCGAAGACCAACAACCCGCGTCGTCACCAACCGCACCTGCAACCGCTGCGTTCGCACGCGCGGAAGAGGCCGCGTCCGCCGTCGCGTCGCAGGAACCGTCGCCCGCCGCCGGCATCCCGCCGCGTCGCGCCGGTGGAGCAAGCGCCGCGCTCGACGTCCTGCGCAGTGCCGGTTTGAAAGTTTCATCGGATCGTGGCCGCGCCACAGCAGCGGCCGCCGCCGCGCCCACGCCGAAACCTGCCGCACCTCGCGTCGTCGTCCCGGTGCCGACGCCGGGCGCGCCACGTCGCGCGCCGCAGCAAGACGCCCCGCCGGCCGCCGCACCGCGCGCAGCGTCGCCCGCGCAACGCGATGGCGCCCAACGCAACGGCACCGAGCAGAACGGCTCGCCGGTGCCTCCGTGGGACGACATGCCGCCCGACGACTACATGCCGTTGTCGGCCTCGGACGACGGCTACTACGGCGCGCCGGACGACAGCTACATGCCGGTCTTCGATAGCGGTCCGGACGACGTGCGCATGAACGCCTCCCCCGCGCCGTCGCCTGCGCCGGCGATCGACAAGCGCCCACTGCCGGCCGCCGTGCCGCTCGACCCATTGGGTTTCAACGGCGACTGGCCGGCGCTGGCCGTCGACCTCCCGCTCAAGGGTATTTCCTATCAGCTCGCGTTCAACAGCGAACTGATGGCGCTCGAAGGCAACACGCTCAAACTGAACGTGCCGGTGCCGCAGTACGCGGAAGCCTCGCAGGTCGCGAAACTGAAAAGCGCGCTCGCCGACAAGCTCGGCCGCAACGTCGAGGTGCTGGTCGAAGTCGGTGCGGCCCGCCGCACGGCCGCCGCGCACGACGCCGCGACGCGCGCGCAGCGCCAGCAGGAAGCGGAGCGCGAGATCGGCGCCGATCCGTTCGTGCAGTCGCTGATCCGCGAGTTCGGCGCGAGCATCGTGCCCGGCTCGATCCGCCCGATTACACCGGACGCCGGCTCAGCCGGCGCGCCGTCGGTCCACTGA
- the trxA gene encoding thioredoxin TrxA, whose amino-acid sequence MSENIKHISDASFEQDVVKSDKPVLLDFWAEWCGPCKMIAPILDEVAKDYADRLQIAKINVDEHQSTPVKFGVRGIPTLILFKNGAVAAQKVGALSKSQLTAFLDGNL is encoded by the coding sequence ATGAGCGAAAACATCAAGCATATTAGCGACGCATCGTTCGAACAGGACGTCGTGAAATCCGATAAACCCGTGCTGCTCGATTTCTGGGCTGAATGGTGCGGTCCGTGCAAGATGATCGCGCCGATCCTCGACGAAGTCGCGAAGGATTATGCCGATCGCCTGCAAATCGCCAAGATCAACGTCGACGAACATCAATCGACGCCGGTCAAGTTCGGCGTGCGCGGTATCCCCACGCTGATCCTCTTCAAGAACGGCGCAGTCGCCGCGCAGAAAGTCGGCGCACTGTCGAAGTCGCAACTCACCGCGTTCCTCGACGGCAACCTGTAA
- a CDS encoding ABC transporter permease, producing the protein MWKTLRPNRANLVIWQWLLLVLCFVLWYVLTSPTLLPPFYFDDPNKAAFFFGEPQKVLQRIWEWFTGGEIYLHLWITLVETVLAFALGTALGLGVGLWLALSPLASALFDPYIKAANSMPRVILAPIFGVWFGLGIWSKVALGVTLVFFIVFFNVYQGVKEVSPVVLANARMLGANRKQLLRFVYLPSAMSWVFSSLHTAVGLAFVGSVVGEYLGSARGVGYLILQAEGTFDINTVFAGILVLTAFALILDAIVGVGERRLMKWQPKSGETEKL; encoded by the coding sequence ATGTGGAAGACGTTGCGCCCGAACCGGGCGAATCTGGTGATCTGGCAATGGCTGCTGCTGGTGCTGTGCTTCGTGCTCTGGTACGTGCTGACCAGTCCGACGCTGCTGCCGCCGTTCTATTTCGACGATCCCAACAAGGCCGCGTTCTTCTTCGGCGAACCGCAGAAGGTGCTGCAGCGCATCTGGGAGTGGTTCACGGGCGGCGAGATCTATCTGCACCTGTGGATCACGCTGGTCGAGACCGTGCTCGCGTTCGCGCTCGGCACTGCGCTCGGACTCGGCGTCGGTCTGTGGCTCGCGCTGTCACCGCTCGCGAGCGCGCTGTTCGATCCGTACATCAAAGCCGCCAACTCGATGCCGCGCGTGATTCTCGCGCCGATCTTCGGCGTCTGGTTCGGTCTGGGCATCTGGTCGAAGGTCGCGCTCGGCGTCACGCTGGTGTTCTTTATCGTGTTCTTCAACGTCTACCAGGGCGTGAAGGAAGTCAGTCCGGTAGTGCTCGCCAACGCGCGTATGCTCGGCGCGAACCGCAAGCAGTTGCTGCGCTTCGTGTATTTGCCGAGCGCGATGAGCTGGGTGTTTTCGAGCTTGCATACGGCCGTGGGGCTGGCGTTCGTCGGCTCGGTGGTGGGAGAGTATCTGGGCTCGGCGCGCGGCGTCGGCTATCTGATTCTGCAAGCCGAAGGCACTTTCGACATCAACACCGTGTTCGCCGGGATTCTGGTGTTGACCGCCTTCGCGCTGATTCTCGATGCGATCGTCGGCGTCGGCGAGCGGCGTTTGATGAAGTGGCAACCGAAATCGGGCGAGACGGAAAAGTTGTAG
- the rho gene encoding transcription termination factor Rho — protein MHLSELKTQHVSELIEMANGLEIESANRLRKQELMFAILKKRAKTGDTIFGDGTLEVLPDGFGFLRSPETSYLASTDDIYISPSQIRRFNLHTGDTIEGEVRTPKDGERYFALVKVDKVNGQPPEASKHKIMFENLTPLHPNKVLLLEREMRGEENVTGRIIDMIAPIGKGQRGLLVASPKSGKTVMLQHIAHAIKQNHPDVVLFVLLIDERPEEVTEMQRSVAGEVIASTFDEPAARHVQVAEMVIEKAKRLVEMKNDVVILLDSITRLARAYNTVVPASGKVLTGGVDANALQRPKRFFGAARNIEEGGSLTIIGTALIETGSRMDDVIYEEFKGTGNMEVHLERRLAEKRVYPSINLNKSGTRREELLIKPEVLQKIWVLRKFIHDMDEVESMEFLLDKIRQTKSNSEFFDMMRRGGGS, from the coding sequence ATGCATTTATCCGAGCTTAAGACTCAGCACGTGTCCGAATTGATCGAGATGGCCAATGGCCTCGAGATCGAAAGTGCAAACCGCCTGCGCAAGCAGGAGCTGATGTTCGCCATTCTAAAAAAACGCGCCAAAACGGGCGACACGATCTTCGGCGACGGCACGCTCGAAGTGCTGCCGGACGGCTTCGGCTTCCTGCGTTCGCCGGAAACCTCGTACCTCGCCAGCACGGACGACATTTACATCAGCCCGTCGCAAATCCGCCGCTTCAACCTGCATACGGGTGACACGATCGAAGGTGAAGTGCGTACGCCGAAAGACGGCGAACGCTATTTCGCGCTGGTGAAGGTGGACAAGGTCAACGGCCAGCCGCCGGAAGCCTCGAAGCACAAGATCATGTTCGAAAATCTGACGCCGCTGCACCCGAACAAGGTGCTGCTGCTCGAACGTGAAATGCGTGGCGAAGAAAACGTCACGGGCCGCATCATCGACATGATCGCGCCGATCGGCAAGGGCCAGCGCGGCCTGCTGGTGGCCTCGCCGAAGTCCGGCAAGACCGTGATGCTTCAGCACATCGCGCATGCGATCAAGCAGAACCATCCCGACGTTGTGCTGTTCGTGCTGCTGATCGACGAACGCCCTGAAGAAGTGACCGAAATGCAGCGTTCGGTGGCCGGCGAAGTGATCGCCTCCACGTTCGACGAACCCGCTGCACGTCACGTGCAAGTCGCCGAAATGGTGATCGAAAAAGCCAAGCGCCTCGTCGAAATGAAGAACGACGTGGTGATTCTGCTCGACTCGATCACGCGTCTCGCGCGCGCCTACAACACGGTCGTGCCGGCCTCCGGCAAGGTGCTGACGGGTGGTGTCGACGCCAACGCGCTGCAACGTCCGAAGCGCTTCTTCGGCGCCGCGCGCAATATCGAGGAAGGCGGCTCGCTGACCATCATCGGCACTGCGCTGATCGAAACCGGCAGCCGCATGGACGACGTGATCTACGAAGAGTTCAAGGGCACCGGCAACATGGAAGTGCACCTGGAACGCCGTCTCGCTGAAAAGCGCGTCTACCCGTCGATCAACCTGAACAAGTCCGGCACGCGCCGCGAAGAGCTGCTGATCAAGCCCGAAGTGCTGCAAAAGATCTGGGTGCTGCGCAAGTTCATTCACGACATGGACGAAGTCGAGTCCATGGAATTCCTGCTCGACAAGATTCGCCAGACGAAGAGCAACTCCGAATTCTTCGACATGATGCGTCGCGGCGGCGGCAGCTAA